AACTGCCAAGGCAACTCCGGTCGGCAATCCGTATGATTCCGGCTTGTGGGATAGTGGTCCGGTTCAGGAATCGCGTTCCACTGCGGTTGCATCGCGCCAGCCAGCCTCCAGTCGTGTGCTTGCATCGAGCGCGGCAAAGCAAACCCGTTCGCCGGTTCGTGAGGAAATTGTGGATCTGAGCGGCGTTCCGGAGTTTGAAACTGCGTCCGTTTATTCGGAGCACAACCAGCACTACAGCTACACCGTGAAAGCAGGGGACAGTGTTTGGAAGATTGCGAATTCGAATGGTGTTTCGATGCGCAAGCTGATGGAAATGAATAATTTGAAAGAAAACTCCCGCATCCATCCAGGGCAGACGCTCATGATTCCGGGCGTTCCGGAAGCATCGGTTGCACTCGCACAACTGGAAGTGCCGAGCGTGAAGCAACCTGCAAAGACGACTCCGTCACCTGCAGTTGCCTCCAACGAAACTCGTGTGGACGTTGCAAACACGCGGATTCCGGAACTGAAAGCCCCTGCGAAATCCGAACCTGTGCGCGAAACTGTGCTGGCATCCGTGAGTGCAAAACCCTCGAGCGCAGACATTCCGATGGAGGACAGTGAAGGAATTTATGAAGTGCAGCCAGGCGACTCCCTCTACCTCATTGCCATGCACAACAACACGTCCGTTGAAAAAATCCGTGAACTCAATGGCATGGAGAAAAACTTGATCAAACCAGGACAGAAGTTGCGAATCCCAGGCAAGTATCAGGGAGCACCCGTAGTCGCATCTGCTCCGGAAACAGTAAGTTCCTTTGAAGTCGCCTTCAACGATGTGCCAGTTGAGCGTGGCAGCTCGGATCACATGACTCATGAGGTGGCTCCGGGAGAATACCCGGGACTCATCGCTCGGAAATACAACATGAGCCTGACCGATCTGCTGGAGCTCAACAACATCCAGAACCCGCGCATGCTGCGGGTGGGAACGAAGCTCAAGGTGATCAATCCCGAAGCCATGATGCAGCGCACGGAAGTTGCCGCAGAAGCAACTCAGGGACGTGAAAGTTCTGTCGCCTCAACTTCCGAAAAGACTACCTCAGAGGATGCGGAAGCATCGTCAGTCTCCACCATCAATTTTGATGACTTTCCCGTCATTCGGGTGGGGTCCTGAGTGAAGGAACGTGCGCATTCCGTCCGTCAGGGCAGATCCTTGGATCTGTCAGACGGCTACCGGAGTGTCTGTGTGCTTGGATCTGAATGGAAAGTCGAACTTTAAGGTATATTCCGGCCGTTGCCTGTGTATCGAGCGCTATCCTATTGGCCGGGTTTGGGTTGGTGTGTCTGTATAGCGCTTTGCGGGGATCCCTTGTGGTCCCCGTAGACATTTTAAATAAACAAATCCTGCTTCTGGGACTGTCGCTCGTTGTGGCGGCAGTCATCAGTTTGCAGGGGGAACGAAATTTGCGAGTCGGCGCCTATGGTGCCATGATTCTGGGAATGCTCGCATTGCTACTGGTGCTCATCCCCGGAATTGGGGTGACTGTCAATGGATCGCGCCGCTGGTTGAATCTAGGAATATCAAATGTTCAGGCCTCTGAGCTGGCGAAGGTGTGTTTTGTATTGGGGATGGCCCATTACCTCAGCACGCATCAACGCGTGAAATCCCACTGGTTTTGGGGATTTCTGCTGCCGATGGCATTGATCGGCAGTTTTGTAGTGGCGATTCTTCGGGAGCCAGACTACGGGACCGCTGCGCTTTTTGCCGCCGTTGGGGTTACCCTGCTGTTCCTCTGGGGAGCACGTCTGGATCTATTGCTGACCAGTGTGCTTGGGGGAATCACCGTGTTTGGATTTCTCATCTATCAGGATCCGGTTCGCTGGCGCCGCATCACCTCATTTCTGGACGTTGAGGGCAACAAGCAGGATGGAGCCTATCAGCTCTATCAGGGCATGCTCGCATTTGGTTCAGGTGGGATCACTGGTGTTGGGATCGGCAATGGACGACAACAACTTGCCTATTTGCCAGAGGCCCACACTGACTTCATCATGGCCGTGATTGGAGAGGAGTTGGGATTGCTCGCGACCCTTTCGATTGTCATGCTGTTTGCAGTCCTGTTTGCCGCATTGCTGCGCATCGCACAGCGCACGGCAGACATGTTTTGGTTTCTGATGGTTGTGGGCTGTGGAAGTTTTATCATTTATCAGTGCCTCTTCAATGTTGGCGTTGTCACGGGACTGCTGCCGACCAAAGGCATTTCCCTTCCCTTTATCAGCTACGGCGGGGCAAACCTACTGGGGTCGTTTATGATGTTGGGGCTGATTGTAGCGGCATGGCGTCACGGAGAACGCCAGAAACTGCCGAGCATCCGTGAGCTATGAAAAGACTACTGTTCGCATCGGGCGGATCGGGTGGACATTTGGCCCCTGCGATCGCGCTGGCGCAGCGCTGCGGACAGGAAACTGGTGTGGAAAGCTGGATCGGCACCACACGAAAGCAGGTGGACTTGCGCATGCAGCGCTCCTACCCAACTCTACGCTTCGTGTGCTTCGATGCCAAGCCGCTGACGGGAAATCCGCTGCAGCGAATACGCGCAGCGATGGTGACGCTTTGGGGAACTTTCAGAGCATTTCACTTCCTTTACCATCAACGCTGTGAAGCGGTCATTGCGACCGGAGGCTTTGGGTGTGTGCCAGTGCTGATTGCGGCACTGTGCACGGGGAGACCCTATTTTCTGCACGAATCCAATGCCGTGCCGGGAAAAGTAACGCGACTCTTCCACTGCTTCTCGAAGCGCACCTTTGTGACACAGCTGATGGCGGAAAGAGGACAGGTGGCGCGTGGGAGCACCCGCATTACCGGGTTTCCTATTCGACAGGATCTCAGGTTTTTGAACAAAAGCGATGCCAAGCATCAGTGGGGGTTTGACGCCGACCAGCCACTGGTGGGCATCCTGGGAGGGAGCCAAGGTGCCCGCGCGCTGACCCAAGCTGCACAGGAGTGGGTGAAACAGGGCTTGCCCGATGGCATTCAGCTGATCTGCATCGTGGGTCCGCAAGCTGAAACACAGGAATACAATTGTGGCGATGCAGGGAACCAGCGGGTGCAGTGGGTTCCCTTTGTGGAAGACATGGGTTGTTTTTTGAGCGCGGTAGACCTGCTGATCGCGCGATCAGGAGCGGGAAGCATTGCGGAAATTGCGCAGGCCGGGTGTGCGACTTTGCTTGTGCCGCTGCCCGGAGCTGCGGACGATCATCAGCGTGCGAATGCCAGAGCGTTTGCAGACGGCGGATGCGCAAAAATCCTGGAACAGCATGCACTCTCCAACCTGCCTCAAAGGGTACTTGCGTTGCTGAACGATAACGAAAGCCTTGAAGGGATGCAGAAAGCCATGCAGGAGTGGAGTGCCAGGGATCGCATTGATGCGATGTTGATGGAATGGAAGTGGAACGCAGAGAGGGAAATTTGATGCCGGAATCCAGAGCAATTTTGCTGATCGGATGCTGCGGGATGGGTGTGGGTCCGCTTGGGATTTTCCTGGCAGGCATGGGACACCGGGTCTACGGCTACGACGACTATCCGATCAGCTCGGTGATGGACCGACTCGAGGCTGCAGGGATCCGCAAACTGGATCACCTGCATGGCACGACTGTGTTTGATGAGGTGATCTTGACGCGCGCCGTGCAGTATGCACCGGAACGACTGGAACAACTGCGGAAGCGTTTTTCCGGTGCGAAGATTTACTTTCGCGGAGATTACCTGGCGGATCTGGCCAAATCCATCCACACTGTGGTGGTTGCAGGAACCCATGGGAAAACATCAACCACGGCACACCTGATCGCATTGCTGCAGCATTCCCATTTTCCCTGCAGCTACATCCTGGGGGGATTTTTTGCCAACGATGTATTGCCCGCAGCCCGTTTTCGTGAGGATGCGAAGTGTCTGGTGGTGGAGCTGGATGAGAGCGATGGCACCATGGATGCCGTCGATCCCTGGGCAACAGTGCTGACCAATGTCGAGCTGGATCACGTGGATCATTACGCTTCGGAATCGATGCTCAAGCAAGCGTTCCTTTCCCTGCTGGCACGCACACGTAAGGCCAGTTTTGTCTCACACCGGGCATGCCAGACTCTCGATTTGCAGGATGGCTCCCTTTCCAGCCAGCTGCAGGTGCAGCCCGCGCTGGAAGAGGCTCCGTTGTTTTCAGAAAATGTGCAACTTGCCGAAGCGGTAGCGCGGTGGTTGGGAATGCCGGAAGCGGGAAACCGTCGCAGCCTGGGCTGTGCTGTTGAACGCCGACAGGAGATGAAGCAACTCGGCGATGGCACTTGGATCGTTACCGACTATGCGCACCATCCTGGTGAATTGGAAGCCTTGCGCCAGTGGTGTGAAACCCGTTTCCCGCAGGCCCGCTTCCACTGGGTTTTTCAACCGCATCGCTATTCTCGTACAGCCGCGTTGAAATCCGCATTTGTGGACACGCTTTTACCGCTTGATCCCATCGTGCTTCCCGCATACGCGGCGTTCGAGTCGCGCATTCCGGGTGGAAGTGCGAGCGACCTGCATGCTGCGCTATTGGCAAAGGGTGCCCGTTCGTCGCATCCGAGAACTCCGGAGCAATGCCTGCAGGAGCTGTGTCAGCGCCGCAAGAAAACTGCCCGGATGCCAGGGCAGCCCGAAGTCATGCTCTTCGTCGGGGCGGGTGACATTCCCCTTTGGCGTGATTGGTATGTGAAGGGAGTGGAGTTTCCGAACCTCAGCGTTGACCAGAGATGGCTGAAGTTTTTTGAGAAACGACCTGGCATGCAAGGGAGCCGTGCTACACTTGCAGAACCCCTGCGTCGCAAAACGACGCTCAACGTCGGCGGGGCCGCGCGATGCTACATGGAGCCGGCATCTGTCGAGAGCCTGCAACTGGCGGTGAAGCTGGCTACGCTGCAGGGGTTGCCCGTGCGCATCTTGGGCAAAGGTTCCAATCTCTTGATTCCGGATGAAGGCATTGATGCGCTGGTGCTGCGCTTGAGCCAGCCCTGCTGGTGTGATTGGGAGCAACTGAGCGAGGGGCAATTTCGAGTGGGTGCGGGCTTGGCCTGCAAACGCATGAGTCGCCTTGCACTCGAAGCGGGCATTGATGGGTTTAACTTTCTCGACGGCATTCCGGGCAGCCTGGGCGGGGCACTTTGGATGAATGCGGGTGCGATGGGACGAGAAATGGCCGACGTTGTGGTGGAAGTGGAGTGCATGGATCTGCATGGACGACGCTTGCGAATCTGCCGGTCTGAACTCGACTTCTCGTATCGGAGCTGCGCAAACGTGAAAGACCTGATCGTGATGCACCTGATCGTGCAGGGGACGAGGGCAGATGCGACGGTGCTGGAGAACGATCTCAAACGCTTGCGCCAACAGCGCCAGCGCAGCCAGCCGAGCGAACCCAGTGCAGGCTGCATGTTTAAGAATCCATCGGGCGACTCTGCAGGACGCCTGATTGATGCCGCCGGACTCAAAGGCTTTCGCATTGGCGGTGCAAGCATTTCCCGGAAACATGCCAACTTCCTGATCACGGACCGTGCGATGCATGCGAACGACGTGCAGGCGCTGATCGATCACGCAAAAAATGAGGTCATCCGGCAATTTGGAGTCGAGCTTGAGCAGGAAATCCAGTGTTTTAATAGGATTACCAGCTCAAACCCTGTCCGTGAAAACGGAAAACTGACCCCGACCCTGCCATGAACTTCCCCACATCAGACTCACCCCGCATCGCTGTATTGTATGGCGGTGTCGGATCGGAACGCTCTGTTTCACTCATCTCCGGGAAGGCGGTGCTGGATGCGATGGGTGAAGGGTTTCCCTATGAAGTTGTAGGCATGGAGGTGTTGCATGCTGCGCTGCCCGATGGATTGGATCCCCGGCGTGATGTGGTGTTGCTTGTGCTTCACGGAGAATTTGGTGAGGATGGGCAGGTGCAGCAGCTGCTTGAAGCAGCAGGTGTGCACTATGCCGGTTGCAATGCGCGCAGCAGTGCGCTGTGCATGGACAAGGCCGCCACCAAGCAGTGTTTGCAGGATGCTGGAGTTCCGGTTGTTGATGGTTGTGTGCTGCACTCCGGAACCTCATACACTGCGGATGTGGATCAATGGATCGCACAGTATGGCACAGAACTGATTGTTAAACCCCTTGCCATGGGTAGCAGTGTGGGCTTGTGCGAAATCAGCGGAGTCGAAGCACTTCGCAACTGGTTGGAACAGCCGGAATGCAGTCAGCATTCCTGGGTGCTCGAGCGACGGATTCGGGGCAGGGAGTTTTCGGTTGCGGTGCTCAACGGTCATGCGATGGGAATTGTGGAGATTGCTGTCCCGGAAGGAAGGATCTATGATTTTGAGCAGAAATACCATCGTGCGGATACTCAGTATGTTTGCCCGGCCGATTTGAATGGTGCCCACACCCATCAGCTGAGACGCCTGGCGGAGCAGGCATTTGGGGCTTGCGGTTGCCGCGACTATGCGAGGGTAGATTTTTTGTATGAAACCCAGACAGACCAGTTTTATGCGCTGGAAATGAATACACTGCCAGGCATGACGCCGAGCAGTTTGATGCCGAAAAGTGCCAGCGCATTGGGATATTCCTTCAACGTGCTATTGCGTCAGATGATTGCTCCGGCAGTGGTACGCTTTCGGGAGCAGAAACCTGTGGGCCATGTTACGGAAAAACCGGAAATCCGCACCTGAGCGAACAAACCGCTGGAGCAAGGATTCGCAGCAACTCAAACCTGTCGTGCTTTCTGCGGATGGGCGAAAGCGGTTTTGGCTGACTCTGCTGCGACGCAGTTCGGTGGTGTGGGTCGCTGTGCTTGTGGCTGCACTCCTGGCAGTGGGTTTGCAGATGTGGCAGTCGTGGCGCAAGATACCAGGATTGGGGGAGAAAGTGGATTGGCCGGTGTTGGTGATTTCGGGGAACTCGAGTTTGCCGGATTCCAAGATTCAAGCCATGGTGCAACCTCTGCTGACTCCAAGGTTGGCGGCTGTGAATGCCTTTCGCGTCAAGGCAGCACTGGAACGCAACGGACAGGTGAAGCGCGCCGAGGTTGAAAAGGACTTCCCGAACCAGCTCAACATTCACATCACCGAGCGACTTCCGATCCTGATGCTCGCGGCGATGGATGAGGAAAACCAGCTGAGTTTCTGGGCTATTGACGAGAGTGGGGTTGTGTTTCGCCCCTTTGATCTCGAGCGCATGAAGGCACTGGAGCTTCCGTTTGTGGAAGGGCTGGACCTCGTCCGCATTGAGGATGGAGTTACAATCGTACCCGGGATTTCCAGGGTTCACTACCTCCTGCAGTTGCTGGAGCGCGACGCCTATGAAGTCTACGAGGACATTCGCTCCGTTTCGATGCTGAACTACAATGAGGGGGAACCCGAACTGGGGGCGGTCATTGTGCTGAAGGGGCGCAAGCTGAGGCAAATTGTATTTGGTGTGGAGAATTTTGAATACCAGGTGGTCAAACTGCTCGGGGTGTTGTCTGTGGCCGGACGAGTTCGGCTGAGCGAAAAAAATGTGATTGATCTTTCCTATTCTGGTGATGCGATTGTGCGGTAGCCCATTGGATTTTGCCCCCTGCAAGCCGCGACTGGGCCTCACTGGCCCAACGCTTCCTTCTTGTGTTGGGACCGTTGCTTTGTTTGAAACTAGGTTCTCCTGAAAACTGAACGGAATGGCATCCCCGCAGATCATTGGCGCATTAGAAATCGGAACGTCCAAAGTGGCCGTCCTTGTGGCCGAGGTTCTGGATCCGTTTCGACTGAACATCATCGGACGTTCGGTAGTGGAAACGACGGGGGTGAAAAAGGGGCGCATCATTGACCTCAAGCGAACGAATGCCTGTGTGCACCATGCGATCACTTCTGCGGAAAAAAATGCGGGGGTGAATCTGAAATCGGTTTACATGGCACTGACAGGATCCCACATCATCGGGGAAAAACAGGTGGGCAAGGCGCAGGTTAGCCATATGGCAAAAATTGTGACCGAGTTTGACGTCAATCGCGCCCAACAGGAAGCCAAGCGGCGGGAACTGCCACCGGGACGGGTGTATGTGCAGTTCATGCGCAATCCGTTTGAGGTGGATGGCATGCGTGTGGACGAACCCTACTCGGTCAAGGGCAATGAGTTGACCGCAAACTACTGGGCGGTGCATGCGGACGAAGCTCTGTTGAAGCATCAAATTCAGATTGTGAACAGCTTCATGGTCAAGGTGGAGGAAATGTTTCTGGGCAGCCTGGCCTCGGGTCGTGTGGTCGCAGGTGATGATGAGAAAGAGAGTGGGGTGCTCGTGCTCGACATCGGAGCCGGAACCACGGACTACGCACTTTACTCGGATGGGTATGTACTTCGCACGGGGGTGATCGATGTGGGCGGGGATCACATTACCAATGACATCAGTCTCGCGATGCGCATCCCGTGGGAAAATGCAGAACAGCTCAAGATCGAA
The DNA window shown above is from Puniceicoccaceae bacterium and carries:
- a CDS encoding LysM peptidoglycan-binding domain-containing protein codes for the protein MKENKIIKVFSLVVVVHMALVAMLVLQPGCNTVSGSGKTAKATPVGNPYDSGLWDSGPVQESRSTAVASRQPASSRVLASSAAKQTRSPVREEIVDLSGVPEFETASVYSEHNQHYSYTVKAGDSVWKIANSNGVSMRKLMEMNNLKENSRIHPGQTLMIPGVPEASVALAQLEVPSVKQPAKTTPSPAVASNETRVDVANTRIPELKAPAKSEPVRETVLASVSAKPSSADIPMEDSEGIYEVQPGDSLYLIAMHNNTSVEKIRELNGMEKNLIKPGQKLRIPGKYQGAPVVASAPETVSSFEVAFNDVPVERGSSDHMTHEVAPGEYPGLIARKYNMSLTDLLELNNIQNPRMLRVGTKLKVINPEAMMQRTEVAAEATQGRESSVASTSEKTTSEDAEASSVSTINFDDFPVIRVGS
- a CDS encoding putative peptidoglycan glycosyltransferase FtsW produces the protein MESRTLRYIPAVACVSSAILLAGFGLVCLYSALRGSLVVPVDILNKQILLLGLSLVVAAVISLQGERNLRVGAYGAMILGMLALLLVLIPGIGVTVNGSRRWLNLGISNVQASELAKVCFVLGMAHYLSTHQRVKSHWFWGFLLPMALIGSFVVAILREPDYGTAALFAAVGVTLLFLWGARLDLLLTSVLGGITVFGFLIYQDPVRWRRITSFLDVEGNKQDGAYQLYQGMLAFGSGGITGVGIGNGRQQLAYLPEAHTDFIMAVIGEELGLLATLSIVMLFAVLFAALLRIAQRTADMFWFLMVVGCGSFIIYQCLFNVGVVTGLLPTKGISLPFISYGGANLLGSFMMLGLIVAAWRHGERQKLPSIREL
- a CDS encoding glycosyltransferase, with translation MKRLLFASGGSGGHLAPAIALAQRCGQETGVESWIGTTRKQVDLRMQRSYPTLRFVCFDAKPLTGNPLQRIRAAMVTLWGTFRAFHFLYHQRCEAVIATGGFGCVPVLIAALCTGRPYFLHESNAVPGKVTRLFHCFSKRTFVTQLMAERGQVARGSTRITGFPIRQDLRFLNKSDAKHQWGFDADQPLVGILGGSQGARALTQAAQEWVKQGLPDGIQLICIVGPQAETQEYNCGDAGNQRVQWVPFVEDMGCFLSAVDLLIARSGAGSIAEIAQAGCATLLVPLPGAADDHQRANARAFADGGCAKILEQHALSNLPQRVLALLNDNESLEGMQKAMQEWSARDRIDAMLMEWKWNAEREI
- the murB gene encoding UDP-N-acetylmuramate dehydrogenase, giving the protein MEVERREGNLMPESRAILLIGCCGMGVGPLGIFLAGMGHRVYGYDDYPISSVMDRLEAAGIRKLDHLHGTTVFDEVILTRAVQYAPERLEQLRKRFSGAKIYFRGDYLADLAKSIHTVVVAGTHGKTSTTAHLIALLQHSHFPCSYILGGFFANDVLPAARFREDAKCLVVELDESDGTMDAVDPWATVLTNVELDHVDHYASESMLKQAFLSLLARTRKASFVSHRACQTLDLQDGSLSSQLQVQPALEEAPLFSENVQLAEAVARWLGMPEAGNRRSLGCAVERRQEMKQLGDGTWIVTDYAHHPGELEALRQWCETRFPQARFHWVFQPHRYSRTAALKSAFVDTLLPLDPIVLPAYAAFESRIPGGSASDLHAALLAKGARSSHPRTPEQCLQELCQRRKKTARMPGQPEVMLFVGAGDIPLWRDWYVKGVEFPNLSVDQRWLKFFEKRPGMQGSRATLAEPLRRKTTLNVGGAARCYMEPASVESLQLAVKLATLQGLPVRILGKGSNLLIPDEGIDALVLRLSQPCWCDWEQLSEGQFRVGAGLACKRMSRLALEAGIDGFNFLDGIPGSLGGALWMNAGAMGREMADVVVEVECMDLHGRRLRICRSELDFSYRSCANVKDLIVMHLIVQGTRADATVLENDLKRLRQQRQRSQPSEPSAGCMFKNPSGDSAGRLIDAAGLKGFRIGGASISRKHANFLITDRAMHANDVQALIDHAKNEVIRQFGVELEQEIQCFNRITSSNPVRENGKLTPTLP
- a CDS encoding D-alanine--D-alanine ligase, which gives rise to MNFPTSDSPRIAVLYGGVGSERSVSLISGKAVLDAMGEGFPYEVVGMEVLHAALPDGLDPRRDVVLLVLHGEFGEDGQVQQLLEAAGVHYAGCNARSSALCMDKAATKQCLQDAGVPVVDGCVLHSGTSYTADVDQWIAQYGTELIVKPLAMGSSVGLCEISGVEALRNWLEQPECSQHSWVLERRIRGREFSVAVLNGHAMGIVEIAVPEGRIYDFEQKYHRADTQYVCPADLNGAHTHQLRRLAEQAFGACGCRDYARVDFLYETQTDQFYALEMNTLPGMTPSSLMPKSASALGYSFNVLLRQMIAPAVVRFREQKPVGHVTEKPEIRT
- a CDS encoding FtsQ-type POTRA domain-containing protein, whose protein sequence is MLRKNRKSAPERTNRWSKDSQQLKPVVLSADGRKRFWLTLLRRSSVVWVAVLVAALLAVGLQMWQSWRKIPGLGEKVDWPVLVISGNSSLPDSKIQAMVQPLLTPRLAAVNAFRVKAALERNGQVKRAEVEKDFPNQLNIHITERLPILMLAAMDEENQLSFWAIDESGVVFRPFDLERMKALELPFVEGLDLVRIEDGVTIVPGISRVHYLLQLLERDAYEVYEDIRSVSMLNYNEGEPELGAVIVLKGRKLRQIVFGVENFEYQVVKLLGVLSVAGRVRLSEKNVIDLSYSGDAIVR
- the ftsA gene encoding cell division protein FtsA; amino-acid sequence: MASPQIIGALEIGTSKVAVLVAEVLDPFRLNIIGRSVVETTGVKKGRIIDLKRTNACVHHAITSAEKNAGVNLKSVYMALTGSHIIGEKQVGKAQVSHMAKIVTEFDVNRAQQEAKRRELPPGRVYVQFMRNPFEVDGMRVDEPYSVKGNELTANYWAVHADEALLKHQIQIVNSFMVKVEEMFLGSLASGRVVAGDDEKESGVLVLDIGAGTTDYALYSDGYVLRTGVIDVGGDHITNDISLAMRIPWENAEQLKIEQGKAIVREDEEDEMVWMRGDLSIGDRKLSRRTLHRIIHARTDELLQIVKHDISPALESYKVKPSVVLTGGSSRLTGLETLASQVFKMPVRLGRNPDWVISELQRPELSAVIGLLQFAFSDVSGDLPEQPRQRSFFSRFSGLMK